TCCCGGCCCCCCGCGCCTCGCACCACCCGCACCCCGGCGAGCCCATTCCCGACTTGGCACTCTTTTGACCTGCGCTTTTCCTGGCTAACGTGCCCTTCCAACCTGTTGTTCCCCCTGGCGCGGCCCCGGCGCCGGCAACACATGGAAGGATCCCTCGACTTCCCGTGTCACCAGAACTGCAAGAAATGATCAAGCTGCTCAAGTCCTACGTCGGGTACAGCGAGCAGGCAGGCGGCTACACCAAGTTCGGCGACTGGTACAACAGCGTCGAGTTCGACTCCGACTACTCCACCCAGCCCTGGTGCGACATGTTCCTGTCGTGGGCCGCGCACCAACTCGGCTACGACGAATGGTTCGGCCAGTTCGCGCACACCGTGGCCCACGCCGACTGGTTCATCGCGCAGGACGCCTTCGGCACCACGCCGGAACAGGGAGCGGTGGTGTTCTTCGACTGGAGCGGCGGCGACAGCGTGGACGGCATCGACCACGTCGGCATGGTGATCGACGTGGACGGCGACACCATCCACACCATCGAAGGCAACGTGGACGGGCAGTACGTCCGCGAGAAGACCCGCGACCAGAGCATCGTCGTCGGCTACGGCTACCCCGACAAGATCAAGGCGCGGCTCGAGGCCGAGACGATGGCCATCGCCCCCTCCCCGGCCCCCGGCGTGCTGAAGGCCGTGCACGCGACCTACACCCCCGCGACGCACACCGTCATCGGCGCGGGCCCCTCCGGCGTCGCCGCCGCCGCGTACACCCCCGGCGCCGGCCAGGCGATCCCCGGT
The window above is part of the Sphaerisporangium rubeum genome. Proteins encoded here:
- a CDS encoding CHAP domain-containing protein, producing the protein MIKLLKSYVGYSEQAGGYTKFGDWYNSVEFDSDYSTQPWCDMFLSWAAHQLGYDEWFGQFAHTVAHADWFIAQDAFGTTPEQGAVVFFDWSGGDSVDGIDHVGMVIDVDGDTIHTIEGNVDGQYVREKTRDQSIVVGYGYPDKIKARLEAETMAIAPSPAPGVLKAVHATYTPATHTVIGAGPSGVAAAAYTPGAGQAIPGGAALLIGILIALLAVAACLKAHLTR